Proteins found in one Anopheles aquasalis chromosome 3, idAnoAquaMG_Q_19, whole genome shotgun sequence genomic segment:
- the LOC126574914 gene encoding 39S ribosomal protein L15, mitochondrial, giving the protein MSVKNTTEKALQMLRTLPRVTIGNIRDNPQSKQKQKRGRAQHGGDKHGTGNKGSGQRQNHLRLGYETGNTPFYLRFGYEPYYKGHHLKREYPPISLAQLQKLIDTDRLDTQTPIDLTSICNTGLFEIRPDRLHYGVQLTDEGADEFCAKINIEVQHAPEPVIAAIERNGGVIRTAYYDPHSLYAVVNAKKWFEKGVPIPRRMLPPQDAVEYYTDARNRGYLANPEQISYERLVLAQKYGYELPKIEDDPQYEMLTQTKDPRQIFLGLNPGWVISLRDRAIIKAKE; this is encoded by the exons ATGTCCGTGAAAAACACCACTGAAAAGGCGCTGCAAATGCTCCGCACCTTACCCAGGGTGACCATTGGCAATATACGCGATAATCCACAGTCGAAGCAAAAG CAAAAACGTGGCCGGGCTCAGCACGGTGGCGATAAGCATGGAACCGGTAATAAAGGATCCGGACAGCGACAGAACCATCTACGGCTCGGCTACGAAACCGGCAACACCCCGTTCTACCTCCGGTTCGGCTATGAACCGTACTACAAGGGACACCACTTGAAGCGAGAATATCCCCCGATCAGTTTGGCGCAACTACAGAAGCTCATCGACACCGACCGGCTCGACACGCAAACACCGATCGATCTGACATCGATCTGCAACACCGGTCTGTTTGAGATCCGCCCGGATCGTCTACACTACGGTGTGCAGCTGACGGACGAAGGCGCGGACGAGTTTTGCGCCAAGATCAACATCGAAGTACAGCACGCGCCGGAACCAGTGATTGCTGCGATCGAACGCAATGGCGGTGTTATTCGTACGGCTTACTACGATCCACACAGTCTGTACGCCGTGGTGAACGCGAAAAAGTGGTTCGAGAAGGGCGTACCCATTCCGCGACGCATGCTTCCACCGCAGGATGCCGTGGAATACTATACCGATGCCCGGAATCGCGGTTATCTAGCTAATCCAGAGCAGATCAGCTACGAGCGGTTGGTGTTGGCACAAAAGTACGGCTACGAGTTACCCAAGATCGAGGACGATCCGCAGTACGAGATGCTTACGCAGACCAAAGATCCGCGACAGATTTTCTTGGGCCTCAATCCCGGTTGGGTGATCAGTTTACGGGATCGTGCCATTATCAAAGCGAAAGAGTAG
- the LOC126574916 gene encoding ATPase inhibitor A, mitochondrial-like: protein MIVQRSRFITSLYPSYLRLAKMSQVGEMGSGAGKGGGGGGSIREAGGSFGKMEAAHEEEYFYKQQREQLEKLKAKKDDSSSGSSQPGGKQ, encoded by the exons ATGATTGTACAGCGTAGTCGCTTCATCACATCGTTGTATCCGTCGTACCTACG GTTGGCGAAAATGAGTCAAGTCGGTGAGATGGGAAGCGGTGCTGGAAaaggaggtggcggtggtggcagtatcCGAGAGGCCGGAGGATCTTTCGGCAAAATGGAAGCGGCCCATGAGGAGGAGTACTTTTACAAGCAACAGCGCGAGCAGTTGGAGAAACTCAAAGCTAAAAAGGATGATTCGTCCTCTGGATCGTCGCAACCGGGTGGCAAGCAGTAG